TCCCTATAGGAAATGCAGCAAACGCACAGATGGTATGTGCGTTTGCCCGCCGTCATTCACCTATTTTTTCCGCAATAGCCTGTATACAAATCCGCAGATGTCCCCACTCTTTCATCCATTCCCCGTGCTTCGTTTGGCAGATACCCTGCACAAAAATTGTACAGTCTCTCCCATTTTCAACCGATTCGATCCTTTTACGAGAAATGCGGTATTTGGCTTCAGCTGTTTTGCTAGACGACGATGCAAGCCTGCCTTACTCAAGCAATGCCTGACCCGATCTGCCGGAAAACCGGAGCGAATCGCTGCTCTGGCAATATTCCTAGCACTTCTTCCTAGCGTATATAAGTAGTCTACATTTTTTTGACTCAAATATTTCCCGACATCCTCATGACCTTTCACGTCGTATTTGCCCATTTCCAGCATACTGGCGAGCACCGCGATCTTTGTGGTATGCCCTACCTCGCTTAACACATCAATCGCTGCCTTGGCCGCATCTGGATTCGAGCTGTAGGTATCATCCAGCACCTGAATGTTGTTCGCGAGCCGATAGCTCATTAGGCGTTTTCGCTGTCCGCGAAACTGACTTAACCCGCGACGAATATCCTCGACGGGAATCCCCATCGTATGCGCGACTGCAATAGCAGCCAATGCATTGTACAAATTATGCTCTCCGGGAATAGGGACAAAAAATGACTCCTTTTCTCCACGCAAAGAACATTCGAATCGAAACCCATTGCCCTCTATTTTCGTTCGCCCCGCCTTATAGTCCGCCTCCTGCTCCTTGCCAAATGTCACGACTTTTCCCGTGAACGAACCTAGATAAGGCTGTTGAACGAACGTGCGAGAATAGGGACAGTCCCCATTCAGAAAAATAGTTCCCGTGGGTTTCATATGACGAATTAACTCCGTTTTTGCTAACGCCAGCTGCCTGGCATCACCGCCAAAATTTCCGATATGAGCCGTGCCAATATTGGTGATGACTCCCATCGACGGCTGGATGATTTTGCAATGCTGTCGCAAATGACCACTTCGATAAATACCATACTCAAGCACTGCGGCCTTGTGCTCGTCCCGAATTCTTTTGGTATGCGCTCTTGTATTTCCCAGGAAGTTCTTGTTGTACATC
The window above is part of the Brevibacillus antibioticus genome. Proteins encoded here:
- a CDS encoding UDP-N-acetylmuramoyl-tripeptide--D-alanyl-D-alanine ligase — encoded protein: MPMKKKRRAAVPLKTLILDKPVIAVTGSAGKTTTKEMIYTILNLRMPTYKSMYNKNFLGNTRAHTKRIRDEHKAAVLEYGIYRSGHLRQHCKIIQPSMGVITNIGTAHIGNFGGDARQLALAKTELIRHMKPTGTIFLNGDCPYSRTFVQQPYLGSFTGKVVTFGKEQEADYKAGRTKIEGNGFRFECSLRGEKESFFVPIPGEHNLYNALAAIAVAHTMGIPVEDIRRGLSQFRGQRKRLMSYRLANNIQVLDDTYSSNPDAAKAAIDVLSEVGHTTKIAVLASMLEMGKYDVKGHEDVGKYLSQKNVDYLYTLGRSARNIARAAIRSGFPADRVRHCLSKAGLHRRLAKQLKPNTAFLVKGSNRLKMGETVQFLCRVSAKRSTGNG